tcaaaagaaaaggaagGAATATGCACTAAAATTGGTGCACAactattttttcttgatttctttattCACATGGATATGAAAGATTATACTTTTCACATAACCAGAACTTACTGTACCTTTTTTCGATCTTCCTCAATAAAACAACAAAAACCAAACTTAGACCCCAAAAAAATGACTTGAGAATACCCAAAACAGAACAGAGGCAGGTTGCTAAACTTTTTAGCAGCAACATTTTGAATCCTCTAAACACAGAATAGACATGGATAACAAAGATCCTCATGTTTCTAGTTTTACAGGTTCTTCCTATACTAAATCAGCTTAACTCTTGGATTTAGcaatgatttgattgagattgaaGCATAATTGATTGAACAAAAAACCTTCTTTTACCTATCGGATCTATGACAATGAAGCAAGTGAATTTTCAAAAgcagaaaattttgaattatacctTCACAATAGACAAGGGCTTAGTTGCTGAACCTCTAGCAACCAAAGACTCAAAATACCTCTCCACTGTTTTCCTTTCCCTCGTCGGCCTGGAACCTGGTGTTTTAGGCGAAATCCCATCATCACTTTTCCATTCCTCCTCCTTCCCTACACCTCcatcttctaccttcttcacaaCTTTTTCCTTCACCTCCTCATCTTGCTTGTCTACATCCATTTCCTCTgcaccttctttctcttcttcgcTATTCTTTTTTGCCTTGTCCATTTTCTCGATTGTTTCCTTTACTTGTTTCTTCTCTTCTAGGGTTTCTTTCACGGCCGCCATGGAAGTTATCAGTTAGGTTTTGTTTGTGCGTTGAAGGGAGAAAATTCTGCTGAATGACAACAGTTGAATAAAGAGTGGTGTGGTGTAATGGACCATATTACTCATATTCGGAAAATACAACTGCAAAATTTTGCGGGAAAATTCTTTTGGAAAACCGCGGGTAGATCTGCcgctaaaaataaaaatagggaATTTTTCGTTTCAAAATTTGCAACTTATGAAAAATTCCACATAAACATGAATTTTAACCCGCCAATGCCACGTTTTGTTTCACGGTCAGCTCTATTGACCTGCCCGTTTGATACTTGGATTTATGTGgagaaaattatcaaaatggATCTTATTGAATATGGATTGGACTAATTTGGTCCCTAATACATACCAATCAAATTGAAATGAATAGagtattaaatttaaattagaggGTGTTGAGATCACGAATTAGGGTAGAAGATAAATAGGAGTGAAGTGTTGCCTTACTTTCGAGGATTCAAACTTATTGGTGTTTGTTGTTATACTAACCATATTTTTGTAtctaatttttgatatttatcaTCATTTGTTTATTGTATTTTGGCTACTACCCTATTTAATTGttgttcatattttttttcttgtaagcTTTGCGATGCTTCTCTTATTAGTTATTATGTTTTCTTCACTgttgtttgttttatttttacctAAAATTATTACAATCAAGCTAAGAATCTTTcgaaaaataatctttttactTAACTATCTTCATGATATAATGATAAGTTTCTCTAGCTAACTTTCTTCATGAGATAGTAATAAAGTCTACGTACGGTACCTAATTTTCTTTATGAGATAGTAATAAAGTCTACATGTACCGAATGCTCATGCGGAAAAATTGACTCCTGGGTCTGAAACCTGCAAAAGAGTTCGCCCAAGCTTCTGACCacaattttaaaagaaaagattggTCGGCACCATCCTCACTTATATGAAATTTCAATTCTACCTTCCTTTGACTATGAAAATTAGTcaaaacattaatttttttccacTCTTTctgttataaaaaatatatatttaatatcaaAATTCCCAAATATTCATATTTGGTTAATTGGACTTTATAAATTGAtgcattattatttattaatattaatatggtCCACAACTAGTTGCATTGTACTTGTAAAGAGCTACTGCAAAGGCCACTCTTCTAATATTGTTGTCACCTTGATAACATCATGTCCTTTTAGTTGATTTTCAGAGAACAAACAATACTGTATAATTAACTGAAACAttcataattttattcataGTCACAATACAAACTACCACACAAAGGTCTTCCTTGTTGAAACTCCAGTGTAGGAAACAGCAGACAACACAAACTCTTTACAACTCATGAAACTAACTACAACCTCTTTTACATCATAGCATTAGTCCTTCTTTGTTTCTGAAGTCCTGATAGTTTCTGGATACAACACATTTTGCGCGCCCGTATAATCTGCTACTTTCTTGCTAAGTGCATCCTCCGGTGAAGTTCCCGGTCCGGTGAGATACATCAGCCTGTAGATCCATTCTATCACGTCCGGGGCAAACACCTTCCACAAGTAGCTAACTCGAAACCAAGCTGGTATTGTCACATATCTTTCACCTCGACAAGCACTATTCACTATTGTCTTGGCACATGATTCAACTTTAGCCACGGGAGTCGCGCCTATGAGCACCTGGTTCACACAAAAAATGTCCACTTTCTTGCTCAAAATGAGTAATGTACGTAATTCTTTGTAGAAGCAAATGAGAGAGCATTAGCATGAACCGAATAAGTTATCAAACCAATAGATTATGCAAGAAACAGTCTCTGCACTGCTAAAATTTCAATCTTTTCAGGTCAAATTACCTTTAATTAAAATGGATTTAAAAAGATTACATTAAGCATTACATATACACCGACAATCAACTTTTTACTAGTTATATAGTGGCTATCTACCAATTCCCATGTTACCGAATTACAGTTGCTACATAAAATTATTACCTGTTATTGCAAGTCACCTTACGATGATGCTACAAAACAACTATACAGAGAGTAATTTTCACAGACATAAGTTAATTCCAAATTTTAGGTTAGTTAAGATTGATTACCATAATTATATGCTTAGCGACCTAGAGCCAGATGAAAAGGCAGAAACTAGTAGCAAAGAGGAAAACTTACATCCCTCATTCCTTGATCAACCTCTACATCGCCGCCCTTACCGATGTATTTGCCTTGCGTTAGTTCAGATTCAACAAAGCCAGGCGTCACCAGAGTTATTTTGATGTCCTGCCCCAACTCAATTCTTAACGTCTCGAAGAATTGAGATATCGCTGCTTTGCTTGCCTGCCATGACAAAATTTTAGTAGGGTTAAAATGTGACCGTCTCCAATGGAAGAATAAAAAGCAGTAAAGTTTATACTCACATTGTAAAAGCTCGATCTTGGAACAGGCAGCCAAGAAGCAGATGAAGAAAGCACAATGATCCTACCTCTACAATATCTAAGATATGGAATTGCAAAGCGGGTCATGTAAACAGAACCCCAGAAGTTGATGTCCTGCGAAATACCAAAACATGTAAATAACGATTCAAACTTTAGTTCACTTAGGTTACCATTAATTCGAATTAATCCAGTAATGCATACAGCCTTTATTCTCTTAAAGAGAAGGAGGTTTTGCGTCAAACTCATTCAATGAATGTTCCTTTCATTCACCACACGGATGATTTTTTTGTGATAAACTTCAAACTGTCCGCTTATATGTAACAATCAAAACCATTTTCCACTTTACCATGACAGATTTAAAATCAGTGACATCTTCTGTATCTTCAAATAGAGTAATCGCGTGCACTCCAGCATTATTAACCAGATGGTCCACTGcattaataacataataacacaACAAAAAGAGTTCCATAAAACATGCTTaatcattcttttttttaaaaaacattttaAGCATCAGAATCAAACGAATTAAAACCGACATTGGCCGAAGTGATTCATGGTTTGATCAACAATCCTTTTGCAGTCATCAGCTTTTGAAACATCAGCTTGAATTGTTATAACATCTGGTGAGCCAAGTTCACTTGCTCTTTCGGCCACTTCATTCAAACTCCTATCTCTTCTGGCTGCAAGGGTTAAACATGCTCCTCTCTTGGCGTACTCATAGGCCAGATACTGCAAATTGTCAAACAATTTTCCTTCGGTGGAAGAGTCATAAATTTATAAAAGGGGATTCAAATGTGGCAATTTTTAAACCTTTTCCCACATCATCAGAATTCTCTTTTATGTAAAACAACAACATTACACCGCATAAGTTGCAACTAAAGGGGATTTAATTTATCATCCTACCTCCGCCACTGCGTTGTTATTCAGTTTGGTGGAATTAAACTCTCAAATATGCATATATTATATAACAATCCATGtactattaataataattacagcataaacaatttaatttttcaattaaaattaaTGTTCATGATTAATTATCATATAGCCTAAATAAAAATGGTTGAAAATAATTAACCTCGCCGATGCCGGATGAAGCCCCGGTGATGATGACAACCTTTCCAGCAACATCTTCACTAAAAAGTGTGCCCAAAATTGAGAGGACgaacttgaaaaattgaaaagGCGGCAAGAAAAGAAGCAAGCTGAAGAAGGAAACTGGAGGagctactaagttgagaaatttGTGAATTAGTTCCACCAACATTGTTTCTGATGATTTTGGCGTACGTTACTCAGGCAGTCAAAACAAGTGAAATTGTATTTATGGACTCAAACTTGTAACGTTTAATAATGATGGTATGAAAAAACAAAGAACAGATAAAGAGTTTATCcttgataaaagcaaaacaGAAAGATATAGATGAAGCGGTGTTGTATTTACTACCACTGCATGGAAGTAACATGACACGTTTTCTTAGTCAAAGCGGTCGTGATGTGTCTTTTTGTATGG
This Solanum dulcamara chromosome 8, daSolDulc1.2, whole genome shotgun sequence DNA region includes the following protein-coding sequences:
- the LOC129900603 gene encoding 11-beta-hydroxysteroid dehydrogenase A-like; the encoded protein is MLVELIHKFLNLVAPPVSFFSLLLFLPPFQFFKFVLSILGTLFSEDVAGKVVIITGASSGIGEYLAYEYAKRGACLTLAARRDRSLNEVAERASELGSPDVITIQADVSKADDCKRIVDQTMNHFGQLDHLVNNAGVHAITLFEDTEDVTDFKSVMDINFWGSVYMTRFAIPYLRYCRGRIIVLSSSASWLPVPRSSFYNASKAAISQFFETLRIELGQDIKITLVTPGFVESELTQGKYIGKGGDVEVDQGMRDVLIGATPVAKVESCAKTIVNSACRGERYVTIPAWFRVSYLWKVFAPDVIEWIYRLMYLTGPGTSPEDALSKKVADYTGAQNVLYPETIRTSETKKD